The nucleotide sequence CTTCAGACTAATAaatcttgccgccgccgccgttgcctaGCTCTTTGCCTGGCTTCAGCTATGGATTCCGCCGCCGCGCGGCCCGACGAGGAGGAGGCACGCCGCCGCCGGAGCACCGACTGCATCTACTTCCTCGCCTCCCCGTTGACCTGCAAAAAGGTACCACCTACTCCTGCTACTTCCCCGGCCCcttttatcttcttcttcatttgatTTCCTTTCTTCTCTTACTTACTACTGCATACAGCAAATTAAAGGTTAATCTGCTCTTTCTTGGATTCTTCTGCCATACATGTTGCTCGCTCCCTTCAATTATAGTCTTATAGATGCCATGGCATCTCTCTTCGCCTCCTCTAGATGCATAGCCTACCCTAGCCTTCGATCTGGATCACCACCTTACTTTTCTTCGGCCTTTCCGAATCTCCTACTATAGATCTCTTTAATCCGTTGCTTACTCTTCGCTTCCAAGGCCGCATGCATAACATAGATCGTTCCTTTCAACGTTCAAGCTTTATTCCATTTTCTACCATCACCTGATAATACATACCCCCCCTGCTGCATCATTTCCAGATCCATATCCATGGCACTGTAATTTTAATTTCTACATACAGTAGGTTACACTTAAGTTAGTTGAGCTTGAGTTGGACTCACCTCGCTCACATGTTGGAATCATAATCTCCTGCACTGCATGCAGGGAAGTGAATGCGAGTACCGTCACAGCGATGCTGCCAGGATGAATCCCAGGGACTGCTGGTATTGGTTCCATGGCAACTGCGCCAATCCTAAATGCTCCTTCAGGCACCCGGTGCGCCCTCCGCCCTCTACACATCCAAACACAAATTAATGCCATGATTATTACAGTACATTCTAAGTAACACAAGCGTGATGCTTTGCTTTACTCTACTCGTGTGTTTTTTTTCAGCCATTAGACAACCTGGCCGGAGCACCAACAACTCCAGGTCCAGCTCAACAGTCTGTACCCcaagcttcagcttctgttccAGCTCAACCCCATGGATCTGTTCCTGCCATTGCCAAGCAGGGTGTTCCATGTTATTACTTTCAGAAGGGCATGTGCACAAAAGGGGACAGGTGTACCTTCCTGCATGCGCCCCAGTCTGCAGGAAACCCTGCTCCACAGCCGCCGGCCAAGGTCTTCACCCCTGCCTTGCAGCCTAATCTTCATCCTCTGTTGAAGAACTCCTGGACAAAACCCAACTCTTCGTCCCAGCAGAGCACGCCTGCGGTAGGCGTAGTTGACAAGCCAAAGGCCAGCGCTCATGATGGTAAACTGCTTCATCACAAGCAAAGTCTGACGATGAGTAGGGCCGATCATCGATCAAGAGTTTATCAGAATCACAGTAATTCTTATGCACAGCCTGGTGCACCAAAGTGTTACCAGCCTCGGCCTTCAGTCCAGGATGGCTTAACTGACAATGGTATGGAGGTGGGCGAATTTGTGAGAGAACCATCCGCTGGTTCTGGCGTGATTGTCGGTGCTGCTGACGACGACGCTCAACAGTCATTCAAGGGAAACCATACCACTTACAACCATCGTGCTAATGGTACTGGAGGGATGACGAGGCAAACACATGGTGGATATGAATCAGAAAGGTCATACAGAAATTCGGCAGAGAGGTCTTCATCAGAGAAAAGGATTTCCCAGAGAGAACATATCCCCGCTGTGGCTGCCAGCAGTTCGGATCTGCGCCATAGGCTACTGAAACAAAGAAAGCTCAATAATAATTCAGGATCAACTGAAGCCCCTGGTAAGCATGACACTCATCTTGAGGATGAGCGCAATGACCAACATCGTCGGCGAGGTGAACAGCAGGATGGCCTCTCAAGGTCTCGACTGCGTGATAG is from Miscanthus floridulus cultivar M001 chromosome 7, ASM1932011v1, whole genome shotgun sequence and encodes:
- the LOC136468083 gene encoding zinc finger CCCH domain-containing protein 19-like; translated protein: MDSAAARPDEEEARRRRSTDCIYFLASPLTCKKGSECEYRHSDAARMNPRDCWYWFHGNCANPKCSFRHPPLDNLAGAPTTPGPAQQSVPQASASVPAQPHGSVPAIAKQGVPCYYFQKGMCTKGDRCTFLHAPQSAGNPAPQPPAKVFTPALQPNLHPLLKNSWTKPNSSSQQSTPAVGVVDKPKASAHDGKLLHHKQSLTMSRADHRSRVYQNHSNSYAQPGAPKCYQPRPSVQDGLTDNGMEVGEFVREPSAGSGVIVGAADDDAQQSFKGNHTTYNHRANGTGGMTRQTHGGYESERSYRNSAERSSSEKRISQREHIPAVAASSSDLRHRLLKQRKLNNNSGSTEAPGKHDTHLEDERNDQHRRRGEQQDGLSRSRLRDRIRLPGETSFDRLGSRSEEWDRGSRARLSPPKPSDLRGRLHERLKARSAEEIPGNSAKDLAVKENSSEDTESLNFAGPKSLAELKAKKDVGRSGEDAIVKGLGSSHVTSEIVSSREAAPFEGPKPLSAILKRKRETTSEIPAAQPGIIQEADNYTAGAEEEFQTVANDTVGENMEGIGEEEEEEEAFHPEDDVAYDDNADEAAAAQELDEYQDAEAAAEDNADEAAAAQELDEYQDAEAAAEDYDDEAAAAQELEEHQDGEAAAEDYDYEAVDVNAEEENDYQEYQDDDDDDLEDEDDDFARKVSVMIS